The DNA region GAACGTGACCTTCCTGGTGGAGGACGTGTTCGAGCGCAGTCCCGGATTCTCGGCCCTCCTGGACGAATGGAAGCCCTTTCACGCCGTGATCTCCGACATGGCGCCCAAGACCACCGGGGTCAAGTTCACCGACCAGGCGCGCTCCATGAACCTCTGCCAGGAGGCCCTTGCGCTGGCGCGGCTCGTCCTGATACAGGGCGGCGGGTTCGTGGTGAAGAACTTCGAGGGGCCGGACACCAAGGCCTTTGTCGACGACGTGCGCCGCGCATTCACCTCGGTCAAGATATTCAAGCCGAAAAGCTCCCGCGAGGAGAGCAAGGAAACATTCATCATCGGTCTGGGCTACAAGGGCCTGGACGCGGACAATCCCTAGGAGACGCATTCGCATGGCCG from Alkalidesulfovibrio alkalitolerans DSM 16529 includes:
- a CDS encoding RlmE family RNA methyltransferase, with product MKTYRDHYFKKAKQESYPARSVYKLKEINNRFGLLKPGMKVLDLGAAPGSWTLYAAKVVGASGRVLGCDIQETDTTFPENVTFLVEDVFERSPGFSALLDEWKPFHAVISDMAPKTTGVKFTDQARSMNLCQEALALARLVLIQGGGFVVKNFEGPDTKAFVDDVRRAFTSVKIFKPKSSREESKETFIIGLGYKGLDADNP